Part of the Gammaproteobacteria bacterium genome is shown below.
CGACAAGGCCTAGGAGCCCGCCGCGTGACGCCTCAGTTCCGTCCGGCACCACTACACTCACGACCTATGCAAGGCGTTGTCAAGATCTTCGATCCTTCCACCGGATTCGGCATCGTCGTATCCGACACGGACCGAACCGAAGTCTTCCTCGATGCAGCATCCTTGGACGGAAGCATCTTCCGATCCTTACGACAGGGTCAACGCATCATCTTCGACATCGACGACGTCCGAGGAAACGCAACGGCGCGACAGATTCGTGTCGGCTCCGAAGGCACGTGACGGCACGGCCCGCAACCGCAGGCCGGCGACCCACAGTTGCAGACTCGGCACCCGGACGGGAACCCGCTGGGGTATGATCGCATCAAGAGACACTCCGAGGAGGTTCCGGTGGTCCAAGCGTATGTGTTGATCCAGACAGAAGTGGGCAAAGCCGCACAGGTAGCCGAAGCAGCCCGCCGCATCGAAGGCGTGGAACATGCCGATGACGTCACCGGCCCGTACGACGTGATCGTCAAGGCCGCTGCCGAGACGGTTGATCTTCTGGGCAAGCTCGTGGTCGCCCGCATCCAGTCGATCGAAGGGATCACCCGAACGCTGACCTGCCCGATCGTCCACCTGTAGCCTGATCAAGTAGGTATCAGCCCAGTTTGGCTGCGATCGAGCCGGCGCTACGAAGTGCCGTCCCGTCCGACCCGATGGTCCCGAACTGTCGGATCGGTTGCTTCTCGGCCTCGATGACCATATCGGTCAGCAGCTCACGCCTGCTGAGCGGAGGATCCACCCACAGATAGGCTGCCAGGCTCCCGGGAATCGTGTTGATCTCGTTGATCCACACGTCGCTGCCCCGCACGAGGAAGTCGAATCGGGCAACGGACCGGACACCGACGAGATCCGACACGATCATGGCAGCCTGCCGGATCGACCCCGCCACTTCGGCCGGAAGTTTGGCCGGGATCTCACGTGCCGACCCCTCGAGCCCGCCACCGGCCAGGTACTTCTGCTCGTAGCTGTAGATGGCGCCGCTCTTCGCGTCTCTGACCGGTGCTCCGATGGCGCTGAGTTGCAGGCTGGGATATGTTCGAATCGCGATGTTGTAGTCCCGGCTGCCTTCCAGGAACGGTTCGATGACTGCGCCGCTCTTCAAGTGGGGCGACGACTTGGCAAGTGCGAGTGCCGTCTCCATCCCGTCCACGACCTCGATTCCGATCGAAGATCCGCCGAACCGCGGCTTCACGATGAACGGGGGCGTTGCGTCCCACTCGATCCTCGGTTCGAGAAGTCTGCGTGGCACGGAGCGAAGACCCGCCAACTGCACGACGGCTCCGAAAGCGAGTTTGTCCATCCCGAGGGCGGACCCGGCGGCGCTCGGCCCCGTATAGCGAATCCCGGCGAGGTCGAACGCCGCCTGCAGCGTTCCGTCCTCACCCGGAGCACCGTGGCAGCAGTTCACGACCGCTGAGATGTCGAGTGGCCTCTTACGAGCGATGAATCCGCCTCCCGCCTCGGCCATGAACCGAAGCGGCCTGGCCCGCCGTGGCACACCATCGGCAAAGTCCGCCGCCTCCAGTGATGGATCCACCGAGAACCAGGCACCGCTCTTCGCCCAATAGATCGCCTCCACGCTGCGGCCGGCGTCGAGCAGCGTCCTGCACGCCTGCAGGCCGGTGAGAATGCTGATGTCGTGCTCGGGGGACGGCCCCCCAAACACCACCGCCGGGTTGCTCATCAGATTGCTCCTTACGGGTAGTGGTCCGGCAGGTCGTTCTCGTAGACGACCACATCACCGGGACCGAGCGTTCGTCGCACCCAGGCGACGGCCTCTTCCCGGGAGTCAACAACCCTAACGGACATCGCGCCGCGCGACCCCTCCAACAGCGCCCGCCTGTTCGTGCGTCCGACGATCACGATGTCCGTTGCCTCTCTCACAGCATGCTCGGCCAAGGTCACATTCTCTGCATACTGCCGTTGGCCCAACTCGACGAGGCCGGGGGTGACGACGACGCGCCTCGCTCCGGGGGATGCATAGTGTCCCAACATCGAAAGGACGGCCCGTGCCCCTGCCGGGTTGGCGTTGTACGTATCGTCGATGACGACTGCTCCGCTCTGCGCCGTCGCCACCTGCCGGCGGTGCACCGGCCGCTCCAGCGAGGCCAGATCGGCGGGATCGGCAGTCAGGCCCAGTGCTGCCAGCACTCCGACTGCGCACGCCACATTCCCCGGAAATGCCTCCCCATCTGAGACCGCGCCGATCGCTTCCCCACGGAGATAGACCATCGAATCGGGCCCGACGTAAACGTCTGCCCGTGGAGAACTCGAAGAGCATCGAATCACCTCCCTGCGTCCTTCTTCCCCGTCGGCGAGTTCCTCGAGCTGCGGATAGTCGATGTTCAGCACCAACGTCTCCGCACCATCGACGATCTCGGCTTTCGCCGCGGCGACCGCTTCGAGCGTGCCAAATCGTTCGAGATGGACGGGGCCGATGGCGGTGATCACCGACACCGTCGGACGGATCCACTCACACAATGCCCGGATCTCACCCCGACCGTAGGTCCCCATCTCGGCAACGAAGATCTCGGTACCGGGCGTGAGCTGTTCATTGATGGAACGTGCCAGACCCAAACGGTTGTTGAAGCTCGCCGGGCTGACGACCACCGGGCGACGGTTCTGCAGAAGTCGACCGACGTAGGCCTTCGTCGTGGTCTTGCCGAACGAGCCGGTGATCGCAACAACCGTCGGGGCGACCGAAGCCAGACGTCGCGAGGCC
Proteins encoded:
- a CDS encoding cold shock domain-containing protein, which translates into the protein MQGVVKIFDPSTGFGIVVSDTDRTEVFLDAASLDGSIFRSLRQGQRIIFDIDDVRGNATARQIRVGSEGT
- a CDS encoding Lrp/AsnC family transcriptional regulator yields the protein MVQAYVLIQTEVGKAAQVAEAARRIEGVEHADDVTGPYDVIVKAAAETVDLLGKLVVARIQSIEGITRTLTCPIVHL